The Leucoraja erinacea ecotype New England chromosome 19, Leri_hhj_1, whole genome shotgun sequence genome has a segment encoding these proteins:
- the LOC129706255 gene encoding polycystin family receptor for egg jelly-like, with protein MLALGLLLWAAATRATEAQTAPPLNPPIVVHCPSGVSHRLDSEVRYTCLWQFALILSFEPSPGTDDSGSAPIVRWFVDDQLVAMSSRWSGRQRLTWVPLGPGIKLTYESVSCPDCIYRDVIIHLEHLNVLFFRLRPGNSPLVPLVWCTNLRSAVWSYRLSCAGATPSSISRDGDSPDQTPIDHLPDDKQAECSPRFLFEAEVLFPQPGNYSCSLDVAGAPFNALRVSIEVGMAMTLLLSARTAALPRERTLIVSWQLSARAGIFSYQLAARPLAPSSWTLTYHPNAVAVQLCPCTWPHSSQCVAQLLSLLDRSVDLRVSTTTITFQGGSVQFLNSGRLIRLTPDPNTPGTVFYYIGSSNQLYYSRIDGPPGSHKHFLFIRAEEINHLLQIDYSSPQQYTLTVQLYLNLEGNIYNSLKGLNVSLSLFNSGPKRIGKQANVVWFIPRQHPALQCAWNFRLTIDNKVSSHGYKQMVKDAQRYIPDIQLPFDPKQYWGYLYKVYCSASGDKLIQINANIGTYSPAPVDSILLCLLARCQVPSPTIDIPPPPYTITQSSKGTALDMYGNAGLHCDKIKSLTISWKVYTMADRDSEPNWAHSVPLPPSVRTTTATLHLPRLSLDYGFYRLILNVIISTTDPNLPFLNNSAQASVEITKSALFAVIAGGSFRTVGLEDTITLDASLSADPDSPHPLVGLNFSWYCTMKLSDYSTMTLSAKQYCHRGNLALKWNPSTPQTLVFLPHTLALNKSFHFRVVVQKDTRTSYFDQTIRVLPSFVPKMLITCIENCQRSLSPTDRFILAGVCSNCPDSSQMKYQWNLLSRDSASEVKFDWSSESLTGNSMNYVSLNPSSFIHLVDEWYTFELKATTFIGSQSLNRYNFYVNSPPKDGHCGITPNYGWALHTNFTLTCLKFQDKDPPLRYKVIAKTYYPTGNIDSLKNNILGVIVYFGFRPKLTTFFLPVGSIFGNNVLILAIQIFDKQNVYTRINLKVKVYDVPFDPIKRSMVDHLSSFVEGKNALLTTLLHETDYLRANRLLYIVAFTLNSNTFTDKDKAKVIKLRETLLNVSASIPVTSPFLIYQISASIFAAAEKEDEVNQNAQRLASTKLLELSLVLLNYTDEALILSDSVEQLACSILTAASTVMAAFTFQFSAQGSAMVIPLTKNQQQVVADIFPTLRILTEVVSRSKVPGQKDTTMTTSQWEITMRKVEKGNLEDSFLSDLDCANCFYPVTEESGMGATQPVTSVIYKFEKNPLPWLGNAEHIVTDVNAFHTTTLDSNGSVVDLVTKQTEALMVRRDVMFVQRIKLIKDPTSFNMIRAVFRIVVSSTSATEVFLQLTMDLNPVLTVSIYSGKAFADQVPAQKHIIPQCESVPTPHRGVHIPDPYIIMIPINLFQINETDPKRSRYISVIVETKYKKPRAVIKEGLVISVFTVSCLSFQGKADNWDSASCTAGPLTNSEKVHCICRNVYSNKTKRSLSLKFPWFLAASILVMPNAIDLYEIGELIVTLPKNVVTLITVLIIFLIYFLVFWWAWRKRESDKKKIIIHPDNDPCDAALYLVTIYTGGRLNAGTTADVFLILVSMSSESNAYLLRHPDHQTFQRSSVDTFLLTAKIDLGELTLIRVWHNNVGHSPSWYLSRVKVQNVLTRQQWHFFCRKWLATMKGEGLLLGTFPVSSTGNLLRRQDVFFIEVSSRIEKEHLWFSIFALHVDESFTRIQRLSCCLAMLLCSLLTGIVLFQVEEQKEFWYKVRISLAIAVESALVMIPVELLISGLFVYAQRKGESLLVEEDQDVAGKSNDNINVKSNWRERLKYWYLMDKPVSEAEEIPENVVDMPTYEHYNYLSYIAGKDNILDPSAKENNNCVIPQSVADQISKEEDVEEMGGREKKATIKAKQLAKPHQVRSARQERPKGRFHLSKSIGPRIFSQCLMYLAWCIVWSVSIVSAVFIVLYGLSYGVQTSWLWLIASTVSFLQSIFILQPLKIMAFVALFALSRRRSREMDWSIGIQVLTISADNLPKNDSDCLYLEPRVRKQYRPLEGDELILVKKKAMIKHRAFVLCRRMLLHLIFLGLLLHSVCFADYNNAYYYNNIIQQKFSENLEDVNTVQEFYSWMKDIFLPLIHIDSYLYLFNDTNSVIIGLPRMRQIRSKQRSADCFIKVNELSIILGKFRCRPLFNIKQEDTKNYNGSWELSIESISMKDSLEYTGWLYEAKDSPWFYNTRGEYHQYSLGGYSIYFSPSNLQTSLERLMILQNHSWVDRSTWVVVNELTVYNANVDLLCSISLIVETIPLGVISKTLSVKSFSLRLFKRSETNWIFISILFIFFLVIFVVQELRTMRQKGYMYFQKLESLTNLIMTLLLLIAIVLNVAKFLLSQSMLKFYEKNPTSFIAFHVISALDQLLRINVTFLVFVTIVKLLRYARFLYYVRLVQEAIRVYLPALSSMALLMIVCSLIFIFLGYLLFGQFDKNFNTFIHAAQTIVSYYTGEFDNTEFPSNRVIGGIYLVIFLFIINSILINLFESVVILSYGDMRQVIHEKPAEEAEAAAFIVQEFRRVWYALWRKTPPEGGNEFLSTLLYGSGSKRTYGLKWKKLKGKKENYLFI; from the coding sequence ATGCTGGCGCTCGGGCTGCTGCTGTGGGCCGCAGCGACACGGGCCACAGAGGCACAGACCGCTCCGCCTCTCAATCCGCCCATTGTGGTGCACTGTCCGTCCGGGGTGAGCCACAGGCTGGACTCGGAGGTGCGCTACACGTGCCTGTGGCAGTTCGCGCTGATTCTGTCCTTCGAGCCCAGCCCTGGCACCGACGACAGCGGGTCCGCCCCAATCGTCAGGTGGTTCGTCGACGATCAATTAGTGGCGATGAGCTCACGATGGTCGGGCCGCCAGAGATTGACCTGGGTGCCGCTCGGCCCGGGCATCAAGTTGACCTACGAGTCGGTCTCCTGCCCCGACTGCATCTACCGGGATGTAATAATCCACCTCGAGCACCTGAACGTCCTATTCTTCCGCCTGCGGCCCGGCAACTCCCCGCTCGTCCCGCTGGTCTGGTGCACAAACCTCCGCAGCGCGGTCTGGAGCTACCGCCTGAGCTGCGCCGGGGCCACGCCCAGCTCCATCAGCCGGGACGGCGACAGCCCCGACCAGACGCCGATCGACCACCTACCCGACGACAAACAGGCCGAGTGCTCCCCCCGCTTCCTGTTCGAGGCCGAGGTGCTCTTCCCGCAGCCGGGAAACTACTCGTGTAGCCTGGACGTGGCCGGCGCCCCTTTCAACGCTCTCCGGGTCTCTATCGAGGTCGGCATGGCGATGACCCTCCTGCTGAGCGCCCGCACCGCTGCCCTGCCCCGGGAGCGGACGTTGATAGTGTCCTGGCAACTGTCGGCCAGGGCCGGCATCTTCTCCTACCAGCTAGCCGCCCGCCCGCTCGCCCCCAGCTCCTGGACCCTGACTTACCACCCCAACGCTGTGGCCGTTCAGCTCTGCCCCTGCACCTGGCCCCACAGCAGCCAGTGTGTGGCCCAGTTGCTCTCGCTGCTGGACCGTTCGGTTGACCTCAGagtttccaccaccaccatcacctttCAGGGCGGGTCTGTGCAGTTCCTTAACAGTGGCAGGCTCATCCGGCTGACACCCGACCCCAACACTCCAGGGACTGTCTTCTACTACATTGGCTCCAGCAATCAGCTGTACTACTCCAGAATAGATGGTCCACCTGGAAGCCACAAGCACTTCCTCTTCATCAGAGCTGAAGAAATCAACCATCTCTTACAGATAGATTACAGCAGCCCCCAGCAGTATACACTCACCGTCCAACTCTACTTGAACCTAGAAGGGAACATTTACAATTCTTTAAAGGGTCTGAATGTCAGTCTCTCGCTGTTTAACAGTGGCCCCAAAAGAATAGGTAAACAAGCTAATGTGGTCTGGTTCATTCCCCGTCAGCATCCTGCCCTGCAGTGTGCTTGGAACTTTAGACTGACCATTGATAACAAAGTCAGCTCACATGGTTATAAGCAGATGGTTAAGGATGCACAACGGTATATCCCGGATATCCAGCTACCCTTTGACCCCAAGCAATATTGGGGTTACTTGTACAAGGTATATTGTTCAGCTTCTGGGGATAAGCTGATCCAGATCAATGCAAACATTGGTACTTATAGTCCCGCCCCAGTGGACTCCATTCTGCTCTGCCTCCTGGCACGCTGCCAGGTGCCCTCGCCCACCATAGATATTCCACCTCCTCCTTACACCATTACCCAGAGCAGCAAAGGCACTGCTCTGGATATGTATGgaaatgctggcttacactgcgATAAAATTAAATCATTGACCATCTCTTGGAAGGTTTATACTATGGCAGACAGGGATTCAGAGCCAAATTGGGCTCATAGTGTGCCGCTCCCGCCCAGTGTACGCACCACTACTGCCACCCTGCACCTACCCAGATTAAGTTTAGATTATGGATTCTATCGCCTCATCCTGAATGTGATAATTTCCACTACAGATCCCAATTTGCCGTTCCTCAACAACTCAGCCCAAGCCTCTGTTGAAATAACTAAAAGTGCACTGTTTGCAGTGATTGCTGGGGGCTCTTTTAGGACAGTTGGTTTGGAGGACACCATCACACTGGATGCTTCCCTGAGTGCTGATCCTGACTCACCCCATCCGCTAGTTGGATTGAACTTCTCTTGGTATTGTACAATGAAACTCTCAGACTACAGCACCATGACACTCTCTGCAAAGCAATATTGTCATCGTGGTAACCTTGCACTTAAATGGAACCCCTCTACACCCCAAACTTTGGTCTTCCTTCCCCACACGCTGGCCCTGAATAAGAGCTTTCACTTCCGAGTGGTAGTTCAGAAAGACACAAGGACCAGTTACTTTGACCAAACCATCAGAGTCCTCCCTAGCTTTGTGCCAAAGATGTTAATAACTTGCATTGAGAATTGCCAAAGGTCCTTGTCACCAACAGATCGTTTCATCTTGGCTGGGGTTTGCTCCAATTGTCCAGATTCCAGTCAGATGAAGTACCAATGGAATCTGCTTTCAAGGGACTCAGCCTCTGAAGTGAAATTCGATTGGTCATCAGAAAGTCTCACTGGAAACTCCATGAATTATGTGTCTTTGAATCCCTCATCGTTTATACACTTGGTCGATGAGTGGTATACATTTGAATTGAAAGCCACCACTTTCATTGGTTCCCAAAGTCTCAACAGATACAACTTTTACGTCAACTCCCCCCCAAAGGATGGACACTGTGGTATCACCCCAAATTACGGATGGGCCCTTCATACTAATTTTACCTTAACATGCTTGAAATTTCAGGACAAAGATCCACCCCTCCGTTACAAGGTGATTGCGAAAACGTACTATCCAACTGGCAATATTGATAGTCTGAAGAACAACATTTTGGGTGTAATTGTATACTTTGGATTTAGGCCAAAACTTACAACCTTTTTCCTTCCCGTGGGGAGCATCTTTGGCAATAATGTTCTGATTTTAGCTATCCAAATATTTGATAAACAGAATGTCTATACAAGAATCAACCTTAAGGTCAAAGTATATGATGTCCCATTTGATCCAATTAAGAGATCCATGGTGGATCATCTATCCAGCTTTGTGGAAGGAAAGAATGCACTTTTGACGACTCTGCTTCATGAAACAGATTATCTGAGAGCAAACAGGCTGCTTTACATCGTTGCTTTCACTCTGAATTCTAACACCTTCACGGACAAAGACAAGGCCAAGGTCATTAAGCTACGTGAAACTCTTCTCAATGTTTCTGCCAGCATTCCGGTCACATCCCCCTTCCTTATTTATCAAATATCTGCATCAATCTTTGCGGCAGCTGAAAAGGAGGATGAagtcaatcaaaatgcccagCGCCTTGCTTCCACAAAACTGTTAGAACTTTCGTTGGTTCTTCTGAACTATACGGATGAAGCCTTGATTCTCTCCGATAGTGTTGAGCAGTTGGCTTGCAGTATTCTGACCGCGGCCTCCACTGTGATGGCTGCCTTTACCTTCCAGTTTTCTGCTCAAGGCTCTGCAATGGTCATCCCTCTAACCAAAAATCAGCAGCAGGTGGTAGCTGATATATTCCCTACCCTAAGGATTTTGACAGAAGTAGTGTCTCGCAGCAAAGTCCCTGGTCAAAAAGATACAACAATGACAACTAGCCAATGGGAAATAACTATGAGAAAAGTTGAGAAAGGCAACCTTGAGGATTCCTTTCTTTCTGACCTGGATTGTGCCAATTGCTTTTACCCAGTAACAGAGGAAAGTGGGATGGGAGCGACACAGCCGGTGACCTCTGTAATATATAAGTTTGAAAAGAATCCTTTGCCGTGGCTTGGGAATGCAGAACACATTGTTACAGATGTGAATGCCTTCCACACAACTACTCTGGATAGCAATGGAAGTGTGGTAGACTTGGTCACCAAACAAACAGAGGCCCTTATGGTCAGAAGGGATGTTATGTTCGTTCAAAGAATTAAATTAATAAAAGATCCCACATCATTTAATATGATCAGAGCTGTGTTCAGGATTGTAGTGAGCTCCACCTCAGCTACAGAAGTCTTCCTCCAGTTAACTATGGATTTGAATCCTGTCTTGACAGTTAGCATTTACTCAGGGAAGGCATTTGCTGACCAGGTTCCAGCTCAGAAACATATTATTCCACAGTGTGAGTCAGtcccaactccacacagaggtgtcCATATACCGGATCCTTATATCATCATGATCCCAATCAATCTGTTCCAGATAAATGAAACTGACCCTAAGCGTAGCAGATACATAAGCGTCATTGTTGAAACAAAGTATAAAAAGCCGCGAGCAGTTATTAAGGAGGGGCTTGTGATCTCTGTTTTTACTGTGAGCTGTCTGTCTTTCCAAGGGAAGGCTGACAATTGGGATTCTGCCTCTTGCACAGCAGGCCCTCTTACAAACAGTGAAAAGGTACACTGCATCTGCAGAAATGTTTACAGTAACAAAACCAAGAGGAGCCTGAGCTTGAAGTTTCCCTGGTTCCTGGCTGCCAGTATCTTGGTCATGCCCAATGCTATTGATTTGTATGAAATTGGAGAACTAATTGTCACCTTGCCAAAGAATGTAGTGACACTAATTACAGTTTTAATCATTTTCCTCATCTACTTCTTAGTGTTTTGGTGGGCATGGAGAAAACGTGAGAGcgacaagaaaaaaataattattcatcCTGACAATGACCCCTGTGATGCCGCTCTTTACTTGGTGACCATTTATACAGGGGGCCGACTTAATGCTGGGACAACGGCAGATGTCTTTCTGATTCTGGTCAGCATGTCTTCTGAGAGCAATGCTTATCTTCTCCGTCACCCGGATCATCAGACTTTCCAAAGAAGTAGCGTGGACACCTTCCTGCTCACCGCCAAAATTGATCTAGGAGAGCTTACCTTAATCAGAGTCTGGCACAATAATGTTGGACACTCGCCCTCCTGGTATCTCAGCCGTGTAAAGGTGCAAAATGTGTTAACTAGACAGCAATGGCACTTCTTCTGCAGAAAGTGGCTAGCTACCATGAAAGGTGAAGGTCTATTGCTCGGCACATTTCCAGTTAGTAGTACTGGTAACCTTTTGAGGAGACAGGATGTCTTTTTCATCGAAGTGTCCAGCAGGATTGAGAAAGAACACTTGTGGTTCTCTATCTTTGCCCTCCATGTTGACGAGTCCTTCACCAGGATTCAGCGGTTGTCCTGCTGTTTGGCTATGCTGTTGTGCAGTCTGCTAACCGGCATTGTGCTCTTCCAAGTAGAGGAACAGAAAGAATTTTGGTACAAAGTAAGGATTTCTCTTGCGATTGCAGTTGAAAGTGCATTGGTGATGATCCCTGTTGAGCTCTTAATATCTGGTCTGTTTGTATATGCACAAAGGAAGGGTGAATCCTTATTGGTGGAGGAAGACCAAGACGTTGCCGGCAAATCAAATGACAATATCAACGTGAAATCAAATTGGAGAGAGAGGTTGAAGTACTGGTACTTGATGGACAAACCAGTCAGTGAAGCTGAAGAAATTCCCGAGAATGTGGTGGATATGCCAACGTATGAGCACTACAATTATTTATCCTATATTGCGGGTAAGGATAACATCCTTGACCCCTCAGCTAAAGAAAACAACAACTGTGTCATTCCGCAGTCTGTGGCAGATCAAATTTCGAAGGAGGAGGATGTGGAAGAAATGGGTGGTAGAGAGAAGAAGGCTACAATAAAGGCCAAACAATTGGCAAAGCCTCATCAAGTTAGATCTGCAAGACAGGAGAGACCGAAAGGTAGATTTCATCTATCCAAAAGCATAGGACCAAGGATATTTTCTCAGTGTCTCATGTACCTTGCGTGGTGCATTGTTTGGTCAGTGTCAATTGTGTCTGCAGTGTTTATCGTACTCTATGGACTATCATATGGTGTACAAACCTCTTGGTTATGGCTGATTGCTTCTACTGTTTCCTTTCTCCAGAGCATTTTCATTCTGCAGCCCCTGAAGATTATGGCCTTTGTTGCTCTTTTTGCCTTGAGCCGCAGACGGTCTAGGGAGATGGACTGGTCTATAGGAATACAGGTGCTGACGATTAGTGCAGATAACCTTCCCAAAAATGACAGTGACTGTCTCTATTTAGAACCCCGAGTCAGAAAGCAGTACAGGCCACTAGAAGGTGATGAGCTCATATTGGTCAAGAAGAAAGCGATGATCAAACATCGCGCATTTGTGCTGTGCAGACGGATGTTGTTGCATCTGATTTTCCTTGGACTCCTGCTGCACTCAGTGTGCTTTGCAGATTACAATAATGCTTACTATTACAACAACATCATTCAGCAAAAATTTTCGGAAAATCTGGAGGACGTTAACACAGTCCAAGAGTTCTACAGCTGGATGAAGGACATTTTCTTGCCCTTGATTCACATTGACTCATATCTGTATTTATTTAATGACACCAACTCCGTGATCATAGGGTTGCCGCGAATGAGGCAGATCAGATCCAAACAAAGATCAGCAGATTGCTTTATAAAGGTCAATGAATTGTCCATCATACTGGGTAAATTCCGTTGTCGACCCTTGTTTAATATTAAACAGGAAGACACCAAGAATTACAATGGTTCCTGGGAACTGTCGATTGAAAGTATTTCCATGAAGGACTCGTTAGAATACACTGGTTGGTTGTACGAAGCAAAAGATTCCCCTTGGTTCTATAATACACGAGGGGAATATCATCAATATTCATTGGGGGGCTACTCCATATACTTCTCCCCATCTAACTTACAGACTTCATTAGAAAGATTAATGATCCTCCAGAATCACAGCTGGGTTGACAGGAGCACATGGGTGGTGGTCAATGAACTCACTGTTTACAATGCAAACGTTGACTTATTATGCAGCATTTCGCTAATTGTGGAGACAATCCCTCTCGGTGTGATCAGCAAGACGTTGTCGGTGAAATCCTTTTCCCTTAGGCTCTTTAAGAGAAGTGAAACAAACTGGATCTTCATTAGCATTCTCTTCATCTTTTTCCTTGTCATATTTGTCGTACAAGAATTAAGGACAATGAGACAGAAAGGATACATGTACTTCCAGAAACTGGAaagtcttactaacttgatcatgACTTTATTGCTGCTGATAGCAATAGTTCTTAACGTAGCCAAATTTTTATTATCACAGAGTATGTTGAAGTTCTACGAGAAGAATCCAACCTCATTCATAGCTTTCCATGTCATTTCTGCCTTGGATCAGCTGCTCAGAATTAATGTGACTTTCCTAGTCTTTGTCACAATTGTGAAGTTGCTTAGGTATGCACGGTTCCTCTACTATGTACGTCTCGTTCAGGAGGCCATTAGGGTCTACCTACCTGCTCTCAGCTCCATGGCTCTGCTAATGATTGTGTGTTcacttatttttatatttttgggGTACCTGCTCTTTGGTCAGTTTGATAAGAATTTCAATACATTCATTCATGCAGCACAGACCATTGTGTCATACTACACAGGAGAATTTGACAACACAGAATTTCCCTCGAATAGGGTTATTGGTGGCATCTACCTGGTAATTTTTCTCTTTATTATAAACagtatcctcataaatctttttgaATCTGTGGTCATCCTGTCTTATGGAGATATGAGACAAGTCATTCATGAAAAGCCAGCTGAGGAGGCAGAAGCGGCAGCCTTTATAGTGCAGGAATTTCGACGTGTGTGGTATGCATTGTGGAGGAAAACTCCCCCAGAAGGTGGCAATGAGTTTCTCTCAACTTTGCTTTATGGAAGTGGCTCCAAAAGAACTTATGGGTTAAAATGGAAGAAACTTAAAGGGAAGAAGGAGAATTATCTATTTATTTGA